A portion of the Mesobacillus sp. AQ2 genome contains these proteins:
- a CDS encoding glucose 1-dehydrogenase, translating to MANGNKVAIITGGGSGLGQATALRLAEEKVNIAVVDISEKGGNETVEMLKERGVEAMFIKADVSKQEDVKRYVDQTVEIFGKIDYFFNNAGISGRGSYFLDSSIEEIQQIVGINLLGALYGVRYVGEVMLKNGGGSIVNTSSSAGVIGQDSVVTYSATKHGIVGLTKSMVAEYGKDGLRVNAIAPGPTETPMVKEFYEANPAMKENATKGIPQRRLGKPEEVAELVTFLLTSNAEYINGEVISIDGGFTNTK from the coding sequence ATGGCAAACGGAAATAAAGTAGCGATCATTACCGGTGGAGGCAGTGGCTTAGGACAGGCCACTGCCCTAAGGTTAGCAGAAGAAAAAGTAAACATTGCAGTCGTTGATATCAGCGAAAAAGGCGGAAATGAAACAGTCGAGATGCTAAAAGAACGCGGTGTGGAAGCGATGTTCATCAAGGCAGATGTCTCGAAGCAAGAAGACGTGAAAAGATATGTTGATCAAACGGTTGAAATTTTCGGCAAAATTGATTACTTCTTCAATAATGCCGGTATTTCCGGAAGGGGTTCGTACTTTTTGGACTCTTCTATCGAAGAAATCCAGCAAATCGTCGGAATTAATCTTTTAGGTGCGCTATATGGTGTCCGTTATGTTGGTGAGGTGATGCTGAAGAATGGCGGAGGTTCAATCGTCAATACCTCTTCAAGTGCAGGTGTGATTGGTCAGGACTCTGTTGTCACCTATTCTGCTACAAAGCATGGCATCGTTGGATTAACAAAGAGCATGGTGGCAGAATACGGAAAAGATGGCCTTCGGGTTAATGCGATTGCTCCGGGACCAACCGAGACACCGATGGTCAAAGAGTTTTATGAAGCAAATCCGGCTATGAAGGAAAATGCAACAAAAGGAATTCCACAAAGACGTCTTGGCAAGCCGGAAGAAGTTGCAGAGTTGGTCACTTTTCTACTGACATCCAACGCGGAATACATTAATGGCGAAGTAATAAGCATCGATGGCGGGTTTACGAACACAAAATAA
- a CDS encoding FAD-binding dehydrogenase, whose amino-acid sequence MNFDVIVVGAGLAGLVATAEMADAGKKVLLLDQEPDASMGGQAFWSFGGLFLVDSPEQRRMGIKDSKELAWQDWLGTAGFDREETEDYWGRKWAEAYVDFAAGEKRAWLTKMGVRFFPVVGWAERGGYLADGHGNSVPRFHIVWGTGPGIVAPFERRVREHIKTGLVKFLPRHRVDKLITKNGAVVGVSGSVLLPSTSARGEDSSREVVGSFEYGAQAVLVSSGGIGGNLDLVRKNWPSRLGEPPKEMVTGVPAHVDGRMLAITEEAGGRIVNPDRMWHYTEGLKNWNPIWNNHGIRILPGPSSIWLDATGRRFQAPNFPGFDTLGTLDAIKKTGYDYSWFILTHKIIEKEFALSGSEQNPDITGKSIRKVIGRALQSVPDPVKAFMDKGEDFIIADNLADLVSGMNKLTGENLLNLETIKRQIEARDREIDNKFTKDLQITAMRGARNYLGDKLIRVTAPHKILDPKNGPLIAVRLNILSRKTLGGLQTDLSGKVLNSSGQPIPGLYAAGEVSGFGGGGIHGYRSLEGTFLGGCLFTGRIAGRAIAAEL is encoded by the coding sequence GTGAATTTCGATGTAATTGTTGTGGGAGCAGGGCTAGCCGGTCTTGTAGCAACAGCTGAAATGGCTGATGCAGGTAAAAAGGTCTTGCTTTTGGATCAGGAGCCTGACGCGTCAATGGGTGGGCAGGCATTCTGGTCGTTCGGGGGATTGTTTCTGGTTGATTCACCTGAACAGCGGCGGATGGGTATTAAAGATTCTAAGGAACTAGCATGGCAGGACTGGCTGGGAACTGCCGGATTTGACCGGGAGGAAACTGAGGATTACTGGGGCAGGAAATGGGCGGAAGCCTACGTTGATTTTGCTGCAGGAGAGAAACGTGCCTGGTTAACTAAAATGGGTGTCCGCTTCTTTCCGGTTGTTGGCTGGGCGGAACGAGGCGGTTATCTTGCCGATGGGCACGGTAACTCCGTGCCTCGATTTCATATTGTCTGGGGAACTGGTCCCGGCATTGTTGCCCCATTTGAACGAAGAGTTCGTGAACATATTAAAACCGGACTAGTTAAGTTTCTTCCACGCCACAGAGTAGATAAACTTATTACAAAAAATGGTGCGGTTGTTGGGGTGAGTGGCTCAGTTCTTTTGCCAAGTACATCAGCTCGCGGAGAAGATAGCAGCAGGGAGGTAGTCGGCAGCTTTGAATATGGAGCCCAAGCAGTATTGGTATCAAGCGGAGGCATTGGGGGCAACCTTGACCTGGTTCGGAAAAATTGGCCAAGCCGACTTGGCGAACCTCCCAAAGAAATGGTTACAGGTGTACCTGCCCATGTTGACGGCAGGATGCTGGCAATAACAGAAGAGGCAGGCGGCCGCATCGTGAATCCAGACCGCATGTGGCACTACACCGAGGGACTTAAGAATTGGAATCCTATATGGAACAACCATGGGATCCGAATCCTTCCAGGACCGTCCTCCATCTGGCTGGATGCAACGGGAAGGCGATTCCAGGCACCAAATTTTCCGGGATTTGATACATTGGGAACCCTTGATGCAATCAAAAAGACTGGCTATGATTACTCCTGGTTTATTCTGACACACAAGATTATTGAAAAGGAATTTGCCCTTTCCGGTTCAGAACAAAACCCTGATATAACGGGAAAAAGCATTCGAAAAGTTATTGGAAGGGCATTACAAAGTGTTCCGGATCCTGTAAAAGCATTTATGGATAAAGGAGAAGATTTTATTATTGCGGATAATTTGGCCGACCTGGTTTCCGGCATGAATAAACTAACAGGTGAAAACCTATTAAATTTGGAAACTATCAAAAGACAAATAGAAGCAAGAGACCGTGAAATCGATAATAAATTTACTAAGGACCTGCAAATAACCGCTATGCGCGGCGCACGCAATTACCTTGGCGATAAATTAATCCGGGTGACAGCACCGCACAAAATACTTGATCCAAAAAACGGCCCTTTAATCGCAGTTCGTTTGAATATCCTCAGCCGGAAAACCTTAGGAGGGTTACAAACTGATTTATCAGGAAAAGTTTTGAACTCTTCTGGACAGCCTATTCCAGGATTATATGCTGCTGGTGAAGTTTCCGGGTTTGGGGGCGGGGGAATACATGGCTATCGTTCACTTGAGGGAACTTTTTTGGGTGGCTGCCTTTTTACAGGACGCATAGCAGGGAGAGCTATTGCGGCAGAATTATAG
- a CDS encoding GNAT family protein, with product MDIDTFPVLETARLVLRKVIKDDASSIFKYLSNEEVMKYYGLEPFKSINDALDEISWYQSIHNARTGIRWGITLKEQGVVIGSCGFHNIVSKHFRSEIGFELSQELWGKGIAAEAVEAIINYGFQHMNFHRIEALIEPQNRSSQKLVEKFGFIKEGLLRDYEFTQGKFDDLYMYSLLKRDFDKNHKC from the coding sequence ATGGATATTGATACGTTTCCTGTACTTGAGACCGCAAGATTAGTATTAAGAAAAGTGATAAAAGACGATGCTAGCAGCATATTTAAGTATCTGTCTAATGAAGAGGTCATGAAGTACTATGGATTAGAACCGTTTAAATCGATTAACGATGCATTGGATGAGATTTCCTGGTATCAATCAATACATAACGCCAGAACAGGTATAAGATGGGGAATTACTTTAAAGGAACAAGGAGTAGTGATTGGCAGTTGTGGTTTTCATAACATTGTTTCTAAGCACTTCCGTTCTGAAATTGGCTTTGAATTAAGTCAAGAACTGTGGGGAAAAGGTATAGCTGCTGAAGCAGTTGAAGCTATTATTAACTACGGATTCCAGCATATGAATTTTCACCGGATAGAAGCATTAATAGAGCCACAGAATCGTTCATCACAAAAATTAGTAGAAAAATTCGGTTTTATAAAAGAAGGATTATTAAGGGATTATGAGTTTACACAGGGTAAATTTGATGATTTATATATGTATTCTTTGTTGAAACGAGACTTTGACAAGAATCATAAATGTTAG
- a CDS encoding cell wall hydrolase, with product MPRAKYTDSDVALVARMMRAEAEGEGQLGMLMVGNVVVNRLVSNCLDFKDLRSIRSVIFQIQGGNYSFEAVQKGNVFYNRARSVEKRLAKQTLDYWRQHPSKFALWYFNPYAPCPPTWYDQPFSGQYKQHCYYEPKANTCEGVYIG from the coding sequence ATGCCAAGGGCAAAGTATACGGACAGTGATGTTGCATTGGTGGCAAGAATGATGAGGGCGGAAGCCGAGGGTGAAGGTCAGCTGGGAATGCTGATGGTGGGCAATGTCGTTGTTAATCGATTGGTATCCAATTGTCTTGACTTTAAGGATTTACGGTCTATTCGGTCGGTGATTTTCCAGATCCAGGGTGGGAATTACTCGTTTGAAGCCGTGCAGAAAGGTAATGTTTTTTATAACAGAGCAAGAAGTGTGGAGAAGAGGTTGGCGAAGCAAACTCTTGATTATTGGAGGCAACACCCTTCCAAGTTTGCTCTCTGGTATTTCAACCCATATGCGCCATGTCCGCCAACATGGTATGACCAGCCTTTTTCTGGACAATATAAACAGCACTGTTATTATGAACCTAAGGCAAATACTTGCGAAGGCGTATATATCGGATAG
- a CDS encoding DUF4362 domain-containing protein produces MKKVIAIIFILFVGSGCQKEEQTLPEVKEILPDYIHSKDDVVDIQGEITHLEVFYSFLERVKQGEKSDIRLVTNTSEGAPMLHNLVFDGKSIQSTYDSTRDGYGQGSIEQSTCERIVEKEVEDKTEYVLEGCNNGVGEKTVLLVEKK; encoded by the coding sequence GTGAAAAAAGTAATCGCGATAATTTTTATACTTTTTGTAGGTTCCGGCTGCCAGAAGGAGGAACAAACACTGCCTGAAGTAAAAGAGATATTGCCTGATTATATTCATTCTAAGGATGATGTAGTCGACATACAAGGCGAGATAACACACCTTGAAGTATTTTACTCTTTTTTAGAACGTGTCAAGCAAGGGGAAAAAAGCGATATCAGGCTCGTCACTAATACCTCAGAGGGAGCCCCGATGCTTCATAATTTGGTTTTTGACGGTAAAAGCATTCAATCAACCTATGATTCTACAAGGGATGGATACGGACAGGGAAGTATTGAACAATCCACATGCGAAAGGATTGTTGAAAAAGAGGTAGAGGATAAAACTGAGTATGTGCTAGAAGGCTGTAATAATGGTGTTGGAGAAAAAACGGTTCTCCTTGTCGAAAAAAAATAA
- a CDS encoding ATP-binding protein: MKRLVVITVGKTHSGKTTFARNLEKELDHSIVMDQDIHAAFINTYYRKLQSQNGPNTLKHAISKLIVQYTIEQTNHHLIICNSNRSRKGRAYLLEELFPQRNFTRIQVHFDIPDDILEDRIAVSQRSKDIFRGNYSSFMDVLNKQRKDSLTEDIVNPTKDEADHLFMIKDSKDIMAVIQEILYLAKSERE; this comes from the coding sequence ATGAAAAGATTAGTTGTCATAACAGTTGGCAAAACTCACAGCGGAAAAACAACCTTTGCAAGGAATCTTGAAAAAGAGCTTGATCACTCCATTGTTATGGACCAAGACATTCATGCTGCATTTATTAATACATATTATAGAAAACTTCAGTCACAAAATGGCCCCAATACACTCAAACATGCGATTTCCAAACTAATTGTCCAATATACAATTGAGCAAACGAATCATCATCTTATCATATGCAATTCCAATCGCAGTCGTAAAGGTCGAGCTTACCTGCTTGAAGAATTGTTTCCGCAAAGAAATTTCACTCGTATTCAGGTCCACTTTGATATCCCTGATGATATTCTCGAAGACCGTATAGCAGTAAGTCAACGCAGTAAGGATATTTTCCGCGGTAACTATTCCAGCTTTATGGACGTACTAAATAAACAGCGGAAAGATTCCTTGACAGAGGATATCGTCAACCCGACGAAAGATGAAGCAGACCATTTATTCATGATAAAAGATAGCAAAGATATCATGGCTGTTATCCAGGAAATATTATATCTTGCCAAAAGTGAGAGGGAGTAA
- a CDS encoding aminoglycoside adenylyltransferase domain-containing protein, with protein sequence MGIPKDVDTILTEYINLFNEHFPGMMEGLYIHGSIALNAYVEDSSDIDFITVTKRSLAEEDSKALTFIHTTIADKYKKPEMDGVYALREDLGVFHKNRGNDVCCPYYNNGELHFGDFFNFNPITWWVLKRKGITILGEKLENFQFDLHPEELSSYVLGNMNTYWTNRILMAEASMEQLVNLPREKIDLEIEWTVLGLLRQFYTIKEYDIVSKLDAGEYGLTQLPLEWHKIINEAMNIRKGIKTKIFSTELEKLDQTVRFSKFLIKYCNNNLVNS encoded by the coding sequence ATGGGAATACCAAAAGATGTTGATACAATATTAACTGAGTATATAAATCTATTTAATGAACATTTTCCTGGAATGATGGAAGGGTTATATATACACGGTTCAATTGCCCTAAATGCATACGTCGAAGATTCTAGCGACATTGACTTTATCACAGTGACAAAAAGGAGTTTAGCAGAAGAGGATTCGAAAGCTTTAACCTTTATACATACAACCATTGCAGATAAATATAAAAAGCCAGAAATGGATGGAGTCTATGCACTTCGCGAGGATTTAGGAGTATTTCACAAAAACAGAGGAAATGATGTTTGCTGCCCGTATTATAATAATGGTGAACTGCACTTTGGTGATTTTTTTAATTTTAACCCAATTACTTGGTGGGTTTTAAAAAGAAAGGGAATTACCATTTTGGGGGAAAAGCTAGAGAACTTTCAATTTGACCTCCACCCTGAAGAATTATCTTCCTATGTACTTGGCAATATGAATACATACTGGACAAATAGGATTCTAATGGCCGAAGCTTCAATGGAACAACTGGTAAATCTCCCAAGAGAAAAAATAGATTTAGAAATAGAATGGACGGTGTTAGGATTACTTCGCCAGTTTTATACGATAAAGGAATATGATATCGTATCCAAATTGGACGCTGGTGAGTATGGATTAACCCAATTGCCATTGGAATGGCATAAAATCATTAATGAAGCTATGAATATACGTAAAGGTATAAAGACAAAGATTTTTAGCACAGAGTTAGAGAAATTGGATCAAACAGTAAGATTCTCAAAATTTCTCATTAAATACTGTAATAATAACTTGGTCAATAGTTAA
- a CDS encoding ChaB family protein produces the protein MPYKSLKNLPDSVKDNLPHHAQEIFKEAFNSASEQYDEEETAFKVAWSAVKNDYEKNNDGDWVKKEED, from the coding sequence ATGCCTTACAAATCTCTAAAAAACCTGCCAGATTCAGTGAAAGATAACCTGCCGCACCACGCACAGGAAATCTTCAAAGAAGCCTTCAACTCAGCATCTGAGCAATATGACGAAGAAGAAACAGCGTTTAAAGTCGCCTGGAGCGCGGTTAAAAATGATTATGAGAAGAACAATGATGGTGATTGGGTGAAAAAAGAGGAAGACTAG
- a CDS encoding DUF1206 domain-containing protein has product MREMKPWVRRFGRFGFVAKGLVYGMVGVLAALAAFGPKGNTTGTSGALQSIAEMPFGEIALWFIGIGLIGYILWKFIIAIKDPENEGTDPKGLVKRTGYFISGLIYANLAYGAIKLASHTGSAGGDNSEKTISAKLMEQPFGEWLVGIVGAIIIGYGVYELYSGAKEKFMSKFKTYEMDDKERKLAVVAGKIGLISRGIVLSMVGFFFIRTAYTNNPNESKGLGGALTELANQPFGQVMLAIVAVGLILYGIYQIIRGRYQHMNFG; this is encoded by the coding sequence ATGAGAGAAATGAAACCGTGGGTTCGCCGTTTTGGGCGTTTTGGCTTTGTTGCCAAAGGGCTGGTTTACGGAATGGTTGGGGTTCTTGCTGCCTTAGCCGCTTTCGGACCAAAAGGAAATACAACCGGGACATCGGGCGCCCTGCAATCCATCGCTGAGATGCCATTTGGTGAAATTGCACTCTGGTTTATTGGTATTGGGCTGATTGGTTATATCTTGTGGAAGTTTATTATAGCGATAAAGGATCCAGAAAATGAAGGAACAGATCCTAAAGGCCTTGTCAAAAGGACAGGCTACTTTATTAGTGGGTTAATCTATGCGAACCTAGCTTACGGTGCCATCAAATTAGCCAGCCATACCGGTTCCGCTGGCGGAGATAACTCAGAAAAAACGATTTCCGCAAAGTTAATGGAACAGCCGTTTGGCGAATGGCTGGTTGGCATAGTAGGAGCCATTATTATTGGATATGGGGTTTATGAACTGTATAGCGGGGCAAAAGAAAAATTCATGTCTAAATTCAAGACCTATGAAATGGATGATAAAGAACGCAAATTGGCGGTTGTAGCAGGCAAAATCGGGTTAATATCAAGGGGAATTGTTTTAAGCATGGTAGGATTTTTCTTCATACGCACAGCATACACCAATAATCCAAACGAATCTAAAGGACTCGGCGGTGCTTTAACCGAACTTGCAAACCAGCCATTTGGCCAAGTGATGCTCGCAATCGTCGCCGTAGGGCTGATATTATATGGAATCTACCAAATCATTCGCGGGCGTTATCAGCATATGAATTTTGGGTGA
- a CDS encoding sigma-70 family RNA polymerase sigma factor gives MGKSEENQMLTFTEKTRELKVEFNQIIEEFREGLWRYCRYLTGSPWDGEDLFQETMVKAYGSIYQRWHPTNPKSYLYRIATTTWIDHCRKQKRYVGHLEEEDFEAEYNSESFDAEEAIEYLLGLFTPRQIAVFLLKEVFTFTAKEVAGMVKTTPGAVYATVRRMQKQLSENPIQEKTNSLVSIDKPASNTVIQSYLKALNDGDVDKVLELMTEQAQNEAPMGFQEFSKEEMRSGSMRFGLPGFRAEELLLWGKNVIVVFFDAADGTRMIHDIQYQEIENGKIVLHRSFYFCKEFIFAAAEELNFPPQLDKPVVDWRPNTKVDK, from the coding sequence ATGGGAAAATCAGAAGAAAATCAAATGTTAACGTTTACTGAGAAAACTCGTGAATTAAAGGTTGAGTTCAATCAAATAATTGAGGAATTTAGAGAAGGGCTATGGAGGTATTGTCGCTATTTAACAGGATCACCGTGGGATGGCGAGGATCTATTCCAGGAAACGATGGTCAAAGCATATGGAAGTATCTATCAACGCTGGCACCCTACTAATCCAAAGTCTTATCTTTATAGAATAGCTACAACCACTTGGATTGATCATTGCCGAAAACAAAAGCGTTATGTAGGCCATCTGGAAGAAGAGGATTTTGAGGCAGAATATAATTCCGAAAGCTTTGATGCAGAAGAGGCTATAGAGTACCTATTAGGATTGTTTACTCCACGTCAAATCGCGGTATTTCTCCTGAAAGAAGTTTTTACATTTACCGCAAAGGAAGTGGCCGGTATGGTTAAAACAACACCAGGTGCAGTATATGCGACCGTAAGGAGAATGCAAAAGCAACTTTCTGAAAATCCTATTCAGGAAAAAACGAATTCTCTTGTTTCTATAGATAAACCAGCTAGTAACACGGTAATTCAATCTTATTTAAAGGCATTAAATGATGGAGATGTTGATAAAGTTTTAGAACTCATGACTGAACAAGCCCAAAATGAGGCTCCAATGGGCTTTCAAGAATTTTCAAAAGAAGAAATGCGCTCTGGTTCTATGCGTTTTGGACTTCCTGGCTTCCGAGCAGAGGAGCTTCTGCTTTGGGGTAAAAATGTTATCGTTGTTTTCTTTGATGCAGCAGATGGGACCAGGATGATTCATGACATACAATATCAAGAGATCGAGAACGGTAAGATAGTACTCCATAGAAGCTTCTACTTCTGTAAAGAATTTATATTTGCTGCCGCGGAAGAATTAAATTTTCCTCCGCAATTGGATAAACCTGTAGTTGATTGGAGACCCAATACCAAAGTTGATAAATAA
- a CDS encoding S9 family peptidase, giving the protein MMQFKKPDVENFYRTFNVQAFTVSPDEKQLVFSTNLTGKYNLWAMDLPNQYPYPLTFIDQTCQALRYSNAGKFLVVGFDQDGDENGQLYALPPAGGEMVPLRTAEGHRHMLPFLSKDDQRLYYTSTKGNQTFLNIYRYDIENDVEDIVVEGEGAACFLVAVDEDESNFAYIKQYANTYSPGFILQNGRSYSLTPETDEQFTVGEGVFVGNEYYFVTTFGEDFGYLAKFNLETHEFSKVLSIEKEDLGAIRHSESSHSLYFVTSKGVEDYLYRYSLADGSYENMNLPASIIHGGMVAKSGNVYILAGSATKPNNIFKMEARSDEWVQLTNLTVPGVKEEDLITPEVITYPSYDGLAMEALFFKANEDVSNGHVVLWPHGGPQAAERKFFRSMFQFLVNRGYSIFAPNFRGSTGYGLAFTKMVEGNWGEGPRLDNIAGLEYIYENGLADRDKTLLMGGSFGGYMALLLHGRHPEYFKAVVDIFGPSNLFSFIESVPEHWKPIMNQWVGDPVKDFDKLTEFSPITYLDTMTKPMLIIQGANDPRVVKQESDQIVKALQEKGREVKYLVLDDEGHGFSKKENEILVNRTILEFFDQFVGEKVLAE; this is encoded by the coding sequence ATGATGCAGTTTAAGAAGCCGGATGTTGAGAATTTTTATCGTACGTTTAATGTTCAAGCTTTTACGGTAAGCCCTGATGAAAAACAATTAGTGTTCAGTACGAATTTAACAGGCAAGTATAATTTATGGGCAATGGATTTGCCGAACCAGTATCCGTATCCGCTGACGTTTATTGATCAGACGTGCCAGGCATTGCGGTATTCAAATGCAGGAAAGTTTTTGGTTGTAGGTTTTGACCAGGATGGAGATGAAAACGGTCAGCTGTATGCTCTTCCACCTGCAGGCGGCGAAATGGTGCCACTCCGTACGGCTGAGGGCCACCGCCACATGCTTCCGTTTTTGTCAAAGGATGACCAGCGTCTCTATTATACTTCTACAAAAGGCAATCAGACATTCTTGAATATTTACCGTTACGACATCGAAAACGATGTGGAAGACATTGTCGTTGAGGGCGAAGGTGCTGCGTGTTTCTTAGTGGCTGTTGACGAAGACGAGAGTAATTTTGCCTATATCAAGCAATATGCAAATACATATTCGCCGGGTTTTATTCTTCAGAATGGGCGTTCGTATTCCCTGACTCCGGAAACGGATGAGCAATTTACTGTTGGTGAGGGAGTATTCGTTGGGAATGAGTACTATTTTGTCACAACCTTTGGTGAGGATTTTGGTTATCTGGCAAAGTTCAATCTAGAGACACATGAATTTTCAAAAGTCCTTTCGATTGAAAAGGAAGACTTAGGTGCGATTCGACATAGTGAGAGTTCCCATAGCCTTTATTTTGTAACGTCAAAGGGTGTCGAAGATTATTTGTATCGATACAGTCTGGCTGATGGATCGTATGAAAATATGAATCTTCCTGCTTCGATTATCCATGGCGGCATGGTTGCCAAGAGTGGAAATGTGTATATTTTGGCTGGTTCAGCGACAAAGCCTAATAATATTTTTAAAATGGAAGCACGTAGTGATGAATGGGTTCAACTGACCAACCTGACTGTTCCGGGTGTGAAGGAAGAAGACCTTATAACGCCAGAAGTAATCACGTATCCATCCTATGATGGACTAGCAATGGAAGCATTATTTTTCAAAGCGAATGAAGACGTAAGCAATGGCCATGTCGTCCTTTGGCCGCATGGGGGACCGCAGGCAGCAGAAAGGAAATTTTTCCGGTCGATGTTCCAGTTCCTTGTGAACAGAGGGTATAGTATTTTCGCACCGAATTTCCGCGGTTCAACCGGTTATGGACTGGCGTTCACTAAGATGGTCGAGGGAAATTGGGGCGAAGGACCGCGCCTCGATAATATCGCAGGCCTTGAATATATTTATGAGAACGGTTTAGCTGACAGGGACAAGACACTATTGATGGGTGGAAGCTTCGGCGGATATATGGCGCTTCTGTTGCACGGCCGCCATCCGGAATATTTCAAAGCCGTAGTTGATATCTTCGGACCGTCGAACCTATTCTCATTCATTGAATCAGTCCCAGAGCACTGGAAGCCGATCATGAACCAATGGGTAGGCGATCCAGTCAAGGATTTCGATAAATTGACAGAGTTCTCGCCAATCACTTATCTGGACACCATGACAAAGCCAATGCTGATCATCCAGGGAGCAAACGACCCTCGAGTTGTGAAGCAGGAATCCGACCAGATTGTCAAGGCACTTCAGGAAAAGGGCCGTGAAGTCAAATACCTTGTTTTAGATGATGAAGGTCATGGATTTTCGAAAAAAGAAAACGAAATCCTTGTGAACCGGACGATTCTGGAATTTTTTGATCAATTTGTCGGGGAAAAGGTTTTAGCAGAATAA
- a CDS encoding type 1 glutamine amidotransferase domain-containing protein encodes MSKVLAVLSSGYKDDKNNYETGWWGEELFAPMQILEDAGHQVDLASPLGGKPQIDMVSLSEDYDPKGIYKELYESGKADNTMKLSDVNPNEYDVVLVVGGHGAMYDLAKNEDLHNIMNKIHDAGGIVAAECHGPAPLVFAKRPNGESFIAGKKVTGYPDEMEPEGLLDILPFSLEQEMRKISEYDQGDLEKTGHAVWADEQLVTSRDPFSSELMGEELVKALEKKKQ; translated from the coding sequence ATGTCAAAAGTACTGGCAGTTCTATCAAGTGGATATAAGGATGACAAAAATAATTATGAAACTGGCTGGTGGGGTGAGGAATTATTCGCTCCAATGCAGATTCTGGAGGATGCAGGACATCAGGTTGACCTGGCATCACCGCTTGGAGGAAAGCCTCAAATTGATATGGTGAGTCTAAGTGAGGATTATGATCCAAAAGGCATTTATAAGGAACTTTACGAATCAGGCAAAGCCGATAATACGATGAAGCTTTCAGATGTGAATCCAAATGAGTATGATGTCGTGCTTGTTGTAGGCGGGCATGGTGCCATGTATGACCTGGCAAAGAATGAGGATTTGCATAATATCATGAACAAGATCCATGATGCGGGCGGAATTGTTGCGGCAGAATGTCATGGTCCAGCTCCGCTTGTGTTCGCAAAGCGTCCTAATGGTGAAAGTTTCATCGCTGGCAAAAAAGTAACCGGTTATCCAGACGAAATGGAGCCAGAGGGTCTGTTGGACATCCTGCCTTTTAGTTTGGAGCAGGAAATGAGAAAAATCAGCGAATACGATCAGGGTGATCTAGAAAAAACGGGTCATGCTGTATGGGCAGATGAACAGCTTGTCACAAGCCGTGACCCATTTTCTTCAGAGTTGATGGGAGAAGAGTTAGTCAAGGCACTTGAAAAGAAAAAGCAATAG